DNA from bacterium:
CCCGATGGCTCCCTCGAGGACCTGTCACGCGGCTTTTGCCGCCGCTTCGCGGATCCGGCCGTTCGCTCGACCGAACGACTCAGCGACGAGACGCTGCAGGACTTGATGGCGGCGGCGATCCATGCCTATGTGCAGCGGGTCGAGTCCCGCGAGACAGACGAGGTTCTACCGCCGTTCCGGCAGGATTCGGCCGTGACGGCCACGGAGGTCGTCGTCCTGGTGACCGAGCTCATGAAGGCGGCAGACGTGGAAATATTTGAGCTCGGCATGTGGAAGGGCCTTGGCAAGATCTGATCCGTCCGGCCGCGGACGACTCATCCTTCGCCGGCCGGCATGAGTTCTGTGCCCACCAGGGCCTGCGGTGACGACATGGCCGCAGGAAGGACGCTGCCTCCTTGCGACTTTGGCGCGGAGGGAGCGATCACCCTCGATCTGGGGGATGAACACGTGCCTCAGAAGAGTCACATCACCCGCAGCGCAAGTTCCCTCGCCCGATGACAGCTGACGAGATGCCCCGGGGAGATCTCCTCGAGCACCGGGGCTTGGGTCCGGCACAGGTCGACGGCGTGCGGGCAGCGAGGGTGGAAATAGCAGCCGGACGGTGGGTTGGCCGGGTTTGCGACTTCGCCCTG
Protein-coding regions in this window:
- a CDS encoding oligopeptide/dipeptide ABC transporter ATP-binding protein, translated to QGEVANPANPPSGCYFHPRCPHAVDLCRTQAPVLEEISPGHLVSCHRARELALRVM